In Cryptomeria japonica chromosome 10, Sugi_1.0, whole genome shotgun sequence, a genomic segment contains:
- the LOC131858827 gene encoding uncharacterized protein LOC131858827, whose amino-acid sequence MEVHHELDYNQSSLVAEACVEHFKIRNKIGRVTIGDIQGVHDEGIDMWKTILSQQKKAEEEIQKEVKQGQDIAAQEKRKGKDKDTTDEFDAFIVEDIIGDVVSDIPNLTKDAEPLVEQKSTIKTIDINNTPAKGTDQTKHSGEDEVTIVDIPYEEKPQRNPVTINIPTTHPTSNEPHLPKKGLEQENPKMIDSSILFVDETKEKEQEKKEVEKKIERKETKSTGIGLGETKELKQEKKIEDFSSGQLEGGQKTVVDTPPVKRKLVLEKETEKKKAKLPTSSNSEVEAEVEEQEIEEEEGEDSVIDIKKMTPK is encoded by the coding sequence ATGGAAgtacatcatgaattggattataatCAATCATCTTTAGTGGCTGAAGCATGTGTAgaacatttcaaaataaggaacaaaATAGGGAGAGTAACCATAGGAGATAttcaaggtgtgcatgatgagggaATTGACATGTGGAAAACAATTTTGAGCCAGCAAAAGAAAGCCGAGGAGGAAATACAGAAAGAAGTGAAACAAGGACAAGATATAGCTGCtcaagaaaagagaaaaggaaaagacaaggACACCACTGATGAGTTTGATGCATTTATAGTTGAAGATATCATAGGTgatgttgtgtcagatattcctaatctaacAAAGGATGCAGAGCCACTGGTTGAACAAAAATCAACTATTAAAACTATTGATATTAATAATACACCGGCAAAGGGAACCGATCAAACCAAGCATTCTGGAGAAGATGAAGTTACAATTGTGGACATCCCTTATGAGGAAAAACCTCAAAGGAATCCGGTCACAATAAATATTCCCACAACACACCCTACTAGCAACGAACCTCATTTGCCAAAAAAAGGGTTAGAGCAAGAAAACCCCAAGATGATAGATTCATCAATACTATTTGTAGATGAAACAAaggagaaggaacaagaaaagaaggaagtagaaaagaaaatagaaaggaaGGAAACAAAATCAACTGGTATTGGTTTAGGAGAGACCAAGGAACTGAaacaagagaagaagatagaagattttTCATCTGGTCAACTTGAAGGTGGTCAGAAAACAGTGGTGGATACTCCTCCAGTAAAGAGGAAGTTAGTTTTAGAAAAGGAAACTGAGAAAAAGAAAGCTAAACTCCCCACCTCATCCAACTCCGAGGTAGAAGCTGAAGTAGAAGAAcaagaaatagaggaggaagaaggggAAGACTCAGTAATTGATatcaagaagatgacccccaaatag